The nucleotide window CCAGATCGCCGTATAGAGATCGCGGGATTCTCCCGAGCAGGTCGGCAGGAACTGGCCGGCGCTCTTGAGAGCCTCAGGCGTCACGATTTCCGGAGCCGTGCGCATTTCCTCAGGCATGAACGCTTCCGACCCGTCGATGCCGTTCGCATAGCGGGCAAAGGCAGAGATCAGGGCCGCATTTTCCGGCTCCATGATGAAATTCTGGAACAACTTCGCGTTCTCGGGGTTCTTCGCGTCCTTCAGGATGGCGACAGCATCCATCCAAAGCGGATAACCCTCTTTCGGATACCCATAGGCGACCTTGGGATTGTTCAGGCGGGCGCGGAAGGTCGAGCCGTTCCAGTTCACAGTCGCCGGATATTCGCCGCTGGAAAGCTTGTCTGTAGTCCCGTAATCCATCGACAGCCACTTCGGCTTCGCGGCAACGAGGACATCCCGCACCTTTTTCAGGACGGTCTTGTCCGTCGTGCAGGGCTCACCGCCGACATAGAAGAGGGTCATGTTGATGATGTCGTTCATCTCCGGAACGACATTGACCTTCCCGACCAGCTCGGCAGGCGGATCGAGGAAGATCGCCGACGTGTTGATGTCGCCGCCATAGACCGAGGTATCCACGGCAACGCCCGTCGTGCCCCACTGCCACGGCACCGTGTAATGACGCTTCGGATCCCATGGAACGTCCTTCCAGTTCTCGGAAACGTTCTTGAAGTTCGCCATCTGGTCCGGGCGGCTCTCAAGCAGCAGGCCCTTCTCGACATAGATCGGAACATAGTTTCCGGTCGGCACCACAATGTCGAAACCGTGCCCGCCAGCCTCGATCTTGGTCAGGGCCGTCGTGTTCGAATCATAGTCAGTGACGGTGACTTTGACGTCGTGGGCTTTCTCGAACTTCTTGATCAATTCGGGGTTGGTGTAGTTGCCCCAGTTGTAGATGTTCAGTTCACCTGCGGCAAAAGCCTGTGTGGACAGTGCCAGCAGTGCAGTCGCGGACATAGCAAGCATTGACGTGCGCATAATGGATCTCCTGTTGTGCGCTTCGGGATTGTTCAGGCTGACTTGTCGTTCCTTCCGGTCAGAATGAAAAAGGCGGTAAGCAAGAGGATTGTCAGGCCGAGCAGCGCCGTCGAGATCGCGTTGACCTCCGGCGTTACCGCCCGTCTCAACTGGCCGAGCATGTAAGTCGGCAGTGTGTCCTGCCCCGCGGATTTGACGAACTCGGTGATGATTACGTCATCCAGCGAGATCACGAAGGCCAGCATGGCACCGGCGACGATCCCGGGCGCGACCAGTGGCAGGGTCACCCGGCGGAATGTTTGCCACGGTGTCGCGTAAAGGTCCGCCGCCGCAATCTCCAGCACCCGGTCCATCCCCTCCAGCCGCGCCCGGATTGGCAAATAGGCAAAGGGCACGCAGAAGGCCGCATGGGCGAGGATGAGATAGGCGAGCCCGGAATAGCCGGTTGCCACCTTGATCGAGGCAAAAAAGATCAGCAATGCCACGGCGGTAACGATCTCCGGCACCATCAGCGGTTGGTTGATCAATACGTAAATCAGGGTGCTGCCGGGGAATTTGGCGGTCCGTGTCGTACCGAGCGCCGCCATCGTCGCCAGAGTTGTCGCAATGCCCGACGCCCAGAGCGCGATCAGCAGCGAGCGCAGGGTCGCATCCTGTACCTGCTCGTTCTGCGCCGCGACGGCATACCAGTCGAGAGAGAACCCTTCCCAGAGCGCTACTGAATCGCCCGCATTGAAGGAATAGAGCACGATGACGATGATCGGCGCATAAAGCGCGGCAAAGCAGATCATTGTCACGGTGGTGAACCCCGGCAATCGTCTTACCGAGAACGCCTTTCGCACGCGCTCAGCCATGTGGCTCCTCCCGCGAGGAGGCCCGGACATAGAACAGCAGCGCTGCCATCACGATCAGCAGCAGAAGGATCGACAGCGACGAGCCGAGCGGCCAGTTCCGGCCCTGCCCGAATTGTAGTTCGATGAAGTTGCCAATCATCATGTTCTTGCCGCCGCCGAGCACGCGCGGTGTCACGTAGGCGCCGAGCGAAGGCACGAAAACCAGGATCGATCCCGCCACGATGCCGGGCTTGATGATCGGCAGGATGACTTTGCGGAACACCTGCAGGCGGTTTGCGTAGAGATCGTAACCCGCCTCGACCAGCCGGAAATCCAGCCGCTCGATCGCGGCATAGAGCGGCAGCACCATGAGCGGCAGGTAGACATAGGCCATGCCGATCAGGACGGCCGTATCTGTGTAGAGGATCTGGATCGGTTCGGCGATCAGCCCGAGGCTCATGAGGCTGTTATTCACGATGCCCTCATTCCGCAGCATCTCGAGAATGGCGAAGGTCCGGATCAGCAGATTGGTCCAGAACGGGATGGTGATCAGGAACAGCCAGAAAGTGCGCTGCCTGCCAGACCGGGTGGCGATGAAGTAGGCAGTCGGCAACCCGAGCAAGAGCGTGATGAGTGTCGTGGCGAGGGAAAGCCGGACGGAACGCCAGAAAATCGTCAGATGCGCATCGGCCAGCCCGACCGTGTCGTCGAAAATATCGCGGGAAAACAGGATCTGAAACCAGGCATTGAAGGACGGCTCCCAGACGACACCGCTGAAATCGCCGGGCTTAAGGAAGGAATAGACCAGCACGATCAAAAGCGGGCCGGAGGCCCCCACCAGCAGAAGCAGGATTGCCGGCAGCGAGAGCAGCCAGTTGCGCCGGATCCGGCGGTTTGTCGCTTCCGCTTCCAGAGAACGCGGCTGTCCAGCTTCGAGTGTCATGACCCGTCCTCGACAACGCGCAGGCCCCCGGACGCGAAACGAACACCGGCCTGCTCCCCTTTGACGAGGCTCCGGTCGGCTTCCGCCTGCACCCGGGCGACAAGCACACTGCCATCCCCAAGATCGACATGGGCGTGCATGTCCGTGCCGAAATAAACCAGCTCGGTGATCGTCCCCGCCAGAACGCCCTCACCCGCCGGATCGAGCTCAACCTGCTCCGGCCGGATCGAGACGGTGACTTTGCTGCCCGTCACCAGATCGTCCGGCACTACGGCAGGCACCTTATTGCCATTAGCCAACGTCACCATGCCGGCTTCCACCACTTCGGCCGGCAGGAAGTTGGACTCGCCGATGAAGTCAGCCACGAAACGGTTTGTCGGTGCATTGTAGATGTCGCGCGGCGCGCCGATCTGCTGAATGCGGCCCGCACTCATGACCGCGATCCGGTCAGACATCGTCAGCGCTTCTTCCTGATCGTGCGTGACGAAGATAAAGGTGATGCCCGTGTCCATCTGCATCCGCTTCAGCTCGATCTGCATCTGCTTGCGCAGCTTCAGGTCAAGTGCGGACAAAGGCTCATCGAGCAACAGCACGGATGGTTTCGGCGCCAGCGCACGGGCAAGTGCAACACGCTGCTGCTGGCCGCCGGAAAGCTGGCTGGGATAGCGATGTGCCATCTCCTCCATGCGCACCAGAGCCAGAACCTCGTCAACCGCGTGCGTGATCTCTTTCTTCGTCCTGCCCAGCATCTCCAGGCCGAAGCCGACATTCTGAGCCACGGTCAGGTGCGGGAAGAGCGCATAGCTCTGGAACACCGTGTTGACCGGCCGCTTGAAGGGCGGATCTGTCGTAATGTCCACGCCATCCAGCACGATGCTGCCAAAAGTGGGGGTCTCGAAACCGGCGATCAGCCGCAGCAGCGTGGTCTTGCCGCATCCGGACGGGCCGA belongs to Nisaea sp. and includes:
- a CDS encoding ABC transporter ATP-binding protein — translated: MSDIAVSAQSITKVFGSLSGGLRALDDVSVDIKTNEFFTLLGPSGCGKTTLLRLIAGFETPTFGSIVLDGVDITTDPPFKRPVNTVFQSYALFPHLTVAQNVGFGLEMLGRTKKEITHAVDEVLALVRMEEMAHRYPSQLSGGQQQRVALARALAPKPSVLLLDEPLSALDLKLRKQMQIELKRMQMDTGITFIFVTHDQEEALTMSDRIAVMSAGRIQQIGAPRDIYNAPTNRFVADFIGESNFLPAEVVEAGMVTLANGNKVPAVVPDDLVTGSKVTVSIRPEQVELDPAGEGVLAGTITELVYFGTDMHAHVDLGDGSVLVARVQAEADRSLVKGEQAGVRFASGGLRVVEDGS
- a CDS encoding ABC transporter permease, producing MTLEAGQPRSLEAEATNRRIRRNWLLSLPAILLLLVGASGPLLIVLVYSFLKPGDFSGVVWEPSFNAWFQILFSRDIFDDTVGLADAHLTIFWRSVRLSLATTLITLLLGLPTAYFIATRSGRQRTFWLFLITIPFWTNLLIRTFAILEMLRNEGIVNNSLMSLGLIAEPIQILYTDTAVLIGMAYVYLPLMVLPLYAAIERLDFRLVEAGYDLYANRLQVFRKVILPIIKPGIVAGSILVFVPSLGAYVTPRVLGGGKNMMIGNFIELQFGQGRNWPLGSSLSILLLLIVMAALLFYVRASSREEPHG
- a CDS encoding extracellular solute-binding protein — its product is MRTSMLAMSATALLALSTQAFAAGELNIYNWGNYTNPELIKKFEKAHDVKVTVTDYDSNTTALTKIEAGGHGFDIVVPTGNYVPIYVEKGLLLESRPDQMANFKNVSENWKDVPWDPKRHYTVPWQWGTTGVAVDTSVYGGDINTSAIFLDPPAELVGKVNVVPEMNDIINMTLFYVGGEPCTTDKTVLKKVRDVLVAAKPKWLSMDYGTTDKLSSGEYPATVNWNGSTFRARLNNPKVAYGYPKEGYPLWMDAVAILKDAKNPENAKLFQNFIMEPENAALISAFARYANGIDGSEAFMPEEMRTAPEIVTPEALKSAGQFLPTCSGESRDLYTAIWTELQK
- a CDS encoding ABC transporter permease; protein product: MAERVRKAFSVRRLPGFTTVTMICFAALYAPIIVIVLYSFNAGDSVALWEGFSLDWYAVAAQNEQVQDATLRSLLIALWASGIATTLATMAALGTTRTAKFPGSTLIYVLINQPLMVPEIVTAVALLIFFASIKVATGYSGLAYLILAHAAFCVPFAYLPIRARLEGMDRVLEIAAADLYATPWQTFRRVTLPLVAPGIVAGAMLAFVISLDDVIITEFVKSAGQDTLPTYMLGQLRRAVTPEVNAISTALLGLTILLLTAFFILTGRNDKSA